The Mastacembelus armatus chromosome 13, fMasArm1.2, whole genome shotgun sequence DNA segment GTGAGATTGAGACCAAGAGTCTGCAGCCACGCTGCAGTCAGTAAAGCCAAGGGTTGTATTCAAGACCAGAGATTTGATTTGAGGAAGGTCGTGCTGAGGCTACACAGCTTGGAGCTGATGATGATGTTAAGTATGGGTAACCCTTACCCTTAATTTAGCACGCAACATTAGCTACACAGCAGgaaacaaagtgcagctgagaCTGATGGGTAATTGCTTTTACAGCAATTTGGTCACAAACCAAAATCAATGTTGACCTGAAGGTGGCGCTAATGAGAAATCTTCCCTTTTCATCCTGAAGGAACATGAATATCTGAACCAAATTCAAATCAGTTTTAGTTGCatagcgtcaaatcacaatCAAAAATCGTATCAAGGCACTTTACGTAtgaacccaacaaatccctcctCAGCAACACTGGGGGGGAAGCAAAGTCCaacagaactgggctcagtttacTTTCCCATCTGTTAAATCACACCTTGAATTTCTTCAGATATTTGACTGTGCTGAGCTTCAGCGTGGCACCAGATGGCCACATCCAGCAGAAATCATCCTCTGTGGACCATCAGATGAACTTTGCCACAGCTAGTTCAAGGCTGGAGAGAAGTGACCAAATGACCAaactgaaatatgtttatttagtgcaagaaagaagaaattacACCTGATTATATtgaactgtttgtgtttccagggATGGATACCCTCAACTCCACCAACCAATCAGACTTCAACATCTTTACCCAGAAGGTGCTCCCTTCACTCTATTTCGTCACCTGCGTCGTGGGCTTGTCTCTGAACGGTGTGGCCGCTTGGATCTTCTTTCGAGTGCCCAGTGAGTCAGGTCTGGTGGTCTACCTGAAGAACATGGTGGTGGCTGACCTGCTCATGGTGGCCACGTTTTCTTTCAAGGTGGCAGCTGAGACGGGTCTGGGTGGATGGTTCATCTATGCCATCATCTGCCGCTACACAGCTGTGCTCTTCTACTCCTCCATGTATGTGGGGATCCTTTTCATGGGCCTCATCAGCCTCGAGCGCTATTTCAAGATCGTCCGACACAACTCCTTCTCAGCCACCTGCATGCCCACGCTGTGCAGGGTGTCCTTTCTGCACCACCTGCAGAGCGTGGGCTTTGCCCGGGTGCTGGCCCTCCTCACATGGAGCCTGCTCTTCTTCGTCTGTGTTCTGCCCACTGTCGCAATGACCAGCCTGCCGGCCAATGAGACGAATGCTCGGAACTGCATGGAGCTGAAGACAGAAATGGGTGTGAAGTGGCACCAGGTGTGCACCTATTTCAGTGTGTCTCTGTTCTGGCTGACACTATTGGTCCTTGTCTTCTGCTACACTTCCATTGCCTGCCAGGTGTACCAGTCATACCGCCGTGCGCGCTGCAACAACAGCATCCACCGCAAATCCAATCGCAGCATCTTCAGCATCCTGGTGGTCTTCTTCATCTGCTTTGTGCCGTACCATGTCTGCCGTGTGCCATACACTTTCAGCCAAGTGTATGGCACGAGCTTCAGCAGAAAAACCAGTttcctgctgctccagctgaAAGAGGGGACGCTCTTCCTGTCGTCTTTCAACGTCTGCCTCGACCCCATCATCTACTTCCTGATGTGCCAAACCTTCAGGGAGTCGCTGCTGAGGAAACTATcgggaagagagaggaggagttCGATGACCACCGCCCAGAGTCTGAGCAAGATTTAGGAGGAGAGAGGGCTGGAgacaaggagacagagagaccaGATGAGGAAACAGTGCAGGAGAGGGTCGCCACAGTCTGAACTCAAGGTCCACTGTCAGCTGTGTCATACTGTCTACATTGACTTTGAGTCAAGATGGGTTTTTTTCAAGCTTTCCTGACCTGATCTGTTAGTAGATGCTGTAAttaaacacaaagataaaaagacTAAGGTCAGTGAAGCTCTTCTTTTATGTGTCAGCACTTAGAGTCATTTACATTAATTTGTAATTCTTTTATTATCACATCATTGTCATTGTCTAGACATAGAAATACAAATGCAGAATTATAGATGTAGAATTGTACATAAAGAAAAGTATATTATTAAACAATATGTGTTAAAATGCAGGATTCAGGCAGTTTCAGCTTCTTTATAGTGAAAAAGAGGAGACGAAGGGAGGCAGGAAAAGATACTGTGACATTACAGATATGGAACTGAACCTGGACTCTGATCACTGGGCATCGAATCTGCAACACCAGATTCTGCTGTTGCGTTCACTTCTCCTCCAGCATCACGTTACCGTGACCCCTAACCTTTCAGTTAATTAGCTGGTTGGGTTTAGTGGCTCTCAGAGCTCAGTGCAGCTGCAGATAGCTGCATCAGATCTGCTCCTGAAGGAGCCACTGAGCCTCAGAATGTCCCTGCGGCCACAGGACAACCTGGACGGAGAAGCTGAGCTGAGGCCTGACAGATTTTTGTTCGTATTAACATCTGTGTAGTAAAAGCAACATGAGTTTATCCTTTGTGCTGATTTCACCTCCATATTGATATTTGCACTCTGCTGgtctattttatatttatgtccTTCAGAAACATTCATATTGTCTTTCTTGAAGGAGCTCTGACTTGTGATTTTAAATAAGTAGACCTTTTTCTGATCTAAACTGCAGTAATTATTATGTGAAGTGTATTTcataaatttattaaaactttaaatgtctgtgtttacagTCTGTGATGTTAGTTTTATATTCAAGGGTTCACTTCCCTCTGTTGGTCACAGTCTGGAATGACACATGAAACAGTACATGCAATACTATTGCATCCTGTGTGCACTTTCATAATACATAATCCTCATCGCAGCTTGCggctttattttatattttatttgaattcagTATTTAAAAAGCATGTACCATTAGGTTATTAGGCCTCAAGGAAACTAATACTTTATTTATATGACACAAAGTACTTTGTACtgcaaagataaataaataaacataaaatgtttgcacaaaacacaaaattcaattcagttcaattcagttttatttgtatagcaccaaatcacaatacaatcatctcaaggcactttacataaaaacccaacaaatcccttatgagcagcacttggcaacagtggagaggaaaaaactccctttaacggaagaaaaaacctccagcagaaccgggctcagtttgggcggccatctgcctcgaccggttggggtgagtggatagagcagagagaaaagaacagcaacaataaacaacaaatagacactgcaggttggtgggaccagtaactgcacatcagcaatatacagatccaggaccagggacacctgcagaaggtacagagagagagaacagagagagagggagagagcacaaactaggggagagagagagcacaaggttagtgacattcaatggtggaatatacatcAATGAAAGGCCTTTGTGAACAAGTAAGTTTTAAAAAGAAGTTTAAAAGGCTCAGTTTGCACAGTCTTACACTTTGAACAGAAGGTCCTGGTCTGAGGATTTGAGAGGCCCGTGACGAATATGGAGCTCAGTCAGGGGCGCTATTGTCATGAGTAAATAATCATCCAGTCccacaaatttagaaaaatTAAAGCATTTCAAGAAAATAACAACCATATACCACTGATGGATGAAGAATTATCTGACATTTCAATGAAtcttgacaaaacaaaaaccttcttAAAAAACTCAACACTCAACACCTTCAGACAAGCAAAACAAGTCGAGATAAACAGATTCTTTCCCAAATAATAATTTGTGATGTGACACAGAGCATAGAATGAAACCTGACAACAGTATGACCACAGACAGCACAACAGCTGCTCTTCAGGAACATCCGCCAGTACCAGTTCGTACCTAAGCACACTCTCTGTGAAGTCTCTGAGTTCTGCTTTGTTCCAAATCTCCTCCCTCCATTGTTTTCTGTGGATCTACAGTAATTCCTGTTTAACTCTATTTACAGCATGGTGCCAACATGATCATCAGTGAAGTCTCTGTTTGcgtaaacatttttaaatgtctttacacTTGAGACGGTGCCAGTCCTGGTCATGATATGCCAGACAGGGATGGTAAGTGGTCatatacttgtatagcgcttttctacactcaggtgtactcaaagcgcttttacactatttgtccatttgaaccaccaaccctctggttcataGTTGACCTGCTCTACAGGTACATGACAGACTGAGGCGTGGACACAGCTATGTAAATACACAAAGACATGACAATAACCAAAAGAGGGAAATAAAGCTGGGAACAAACACCATGGGTGCAACAGGAAGTAGGCTGACAAACAGATTGAGGTTTTAACTATTCATTGCTGCATGATGCATTTAATTTGGTGATGTGTCAGCGGAAgatgtactttttactgcactaaaTTTATCCATAGTTACAGGTAATTTGCAAGTGCAGAGAAATAATAAGAAATATAGTAAATGATTATTTACTATACATATACATCTATAATTACTTAGATATTATATGATTTGATCTGGCTATCTGATCTGGTATCacggtgtctgtgtgtgtctgtgtgtgtctgtgtgtatctgtgtgtgtgtgtgtgtgcgtgtgtctgtgtgtgtcacacacacactgactgcagCAGAATTTTTCTAACCACATCACATTTTTGCagcttcctctctcctcctcttgaAGCCTCTGTCCTTCCTGGTGAGTATCTGTGCGGAAGAAGCTCAGAAGGTTTTTCTCATTAGAGATTCACCCTgatagacacacagacaggtgagtgCTGCAGGTAACTCTGTACTTCATACTACTGCAATCATACTACACACTTGTCTCTGTAAATACTGTGAACTGCAACAATATTTACACACAAAGttgttaaaaatggaaaatatgaatTTGGTGGTTTGTGATTTACGTAAAGACGAATATGTATAAATACTCTATTTATTTAAAGTAGTACTTAACTTAGTAAAAGTCCTGTattcaaatgttactgcagtaaaagtaccaaagtaccagcatccaaatgtacttgaaataaaCAAggtaaaagtagtcattgtgcagaatggtcCATTTcacataaattattattattggtaaCTTTAATGTGGAGCAGTGGTCTGGAAGTTCTTGGTGACGACTGAGACAAACTGTGATGAACAGCTCCTCTGAAAAATGCACCTCAGGCTGGACTCATCTTTTACTGAATCTATGCAAATCTATGCAAATTCTCCTGTCCTGTTTAGCTGTGGAGGAACCACAGGTGTTTAGAGCGTTCCTGTCTGTACACAACAGTTTTTGCCTCAAAGTGAATTAAAAACCAGACATATCTGGTCTTTGGATCTTTTGTGAAGAACGTGATATTTAACCTGTTCAGTGTGGCAGCGTTTGACAGAAGTGAAACAAAAGTTCTCACGATCATCAGACAAGCAGCTGTGTCTGAGATGAACTGGTTACTGGGTTATGCTGCTCATCAGTGCTTTCATTGGCTGCAGCttcattattcaattcaattcgatttatttgtatagcgccaaatcaattcaattcaattcaattcaattttatttgtatagcgccaaatcacaatacaaatcatctcaaggcactttacataaaaacccaacaaatcccttatgagcagcacttggtgacagtggagaggaaaaactcccttcaacagaagaaaaaacctccagcagaaccgggctcagtttgggcagccatccgcctcgaccggttggggtgagtggatagaggagagagaaaagaacagcaacaataaacaacaaatagacactgcaggttggtggggccagtaactgcacatcagcgatatacagctcctgGACTGGGGACACCTAAAagaaggtagagagagagaacagagagagagggagagagcacaaactaggggagagagagcacaaggttagtgacattcaatggtggaatatacatgtgaggggggaggagaggaagagaggggaggggaagggagtgttagggttagggtaggggagctcagtgcaccaatggtcctcgggcagtctaggcctatagcagcataactaagggatggttcagggttacctgaagccagccccaactatatgctttgtcaaagaggaaggttttaagtctagccttaaaagtacagagagggtctgcctcttgaacctagactgggagctggttccacaggagaggagcttgatagctaaaggctctgcctcccattctgcaTTTGGAAATCCTGGGAACCATAAGTAGACCTGCaatctgagagcgaagtggtctattgggataatatgtcACTATGAGGTCTTGAAgttatgaaggagcttgatcatgaagggatttgtatgtgagaagaaggattttaaattctattttatattttacagggagccagtgaagagaagctaatataggagaaatatgaatggctgcagcattctggattaattggagactttttatggagatactgggacatccagatagtaatgagttacagtaatctagccttgaggtaacaaatgcatggactagtttttctgcatcattttgagacaggatgttcctaattttggcaatgttgcacaggtgaaagaatgcagttcaagagatttgttttatgtgtgagttaaaggacaggtcctggtcaaaaataactccaaggtttttcacagtagtgctggaggccaggactatgccatctaaattagctataattttagaaaggttatttctgaggtttttagacccaaatacaataacttctgttttctctgaatttaaaagtagaaagtttctggtcatccaggcctttatgtcagttagacacgcttgaagtctggttaactggtttgtgttaacaggtttaatagatagatacaactgagtgtcatctgcatagcagtggtaattaatataGAGCTTCCTAATGacagcctaaaggaagcatgtacagggtgaacagaatcggtcccaGAACAGAGCCTTGTGCCGAActaagttttgtttgtgtgaaaggTTCATCCTGTTTGAAAATCTTCTAATAGTGCATTCctatgtaagtggtctgatagctgcttagcaacagctttttctagggCTTGTTTTcgaaataaatggtaggttggatattggtctataattagccaagactcctggatcaagactaggctttttgagtaaaggtttgattactgcagtcttaaaggcctgtagtacgtagcctgatactagagataaatttactaagtgtaataaagatgagttcattaatggaaGGGTGTGTCACACCGCGCTCCCCATATAGAAGAGGAAACTCAGCATGACCAAAAAGGGATTGTTTGAAGAAACAGCTCAACAATCCGGAGTATGTacaaaaagtgacatttattaacaaaactaacaaaaacaaaccaaatcccaggttacaaaacaggaaaaaaaagtgccttaaaattgcagcctcacagcaagctgtcctttctttttcctcaccTGTCCAGACTACCTGGCCTTAATACCTCACCTCCACTAGACCATACCAACTATACCGGTGTCCCTAGGGTGAGCTCGGTTACCTTTTCCCTTCCCATTACCTTCAATACTAGCCAATCTATCTCTCCCACCTATTACTCCATACAGCtaccacaaacaaacagtgtgatGCCTACAACTCTCTTAGATGTCTACATTCTAAATTTCCCTACAACTAAGCCCCCTACCTTAACTCAAAATGGTATCTCCCAGCTACGATTGCCTACCGATGCACATCTGCTTCTAATTGGGCTAACTGCACCCCCTACCTTAACTCAACCACCATCCCACCTGACACTGTCCCAAGGGAAATTCCACTCCTCGCCACCAGGTCCTGCTCCTGaaactataaaacacataactcaaataatcacaaataaatCCATTAACCATAATTAACATTTAGGAACTCCCGGCCTAATGAAAAGGAGGTAACCTTTTCACAGGGTGTCTTTAGGCAGTCTAGtcggaatggggtctaagagacacgctgatgatttcgatgaagcaactactgatataaattcagagagatctatgggagagaagcagtgtaaacataactgaggccttgcagatgattc contains these protein-coding regions:
- the LOC113135486 gene encoding P2Y purinoceptor 14; its protein translation is MDTLNSTNQSDFNIFTQKVLPSLYFVTCVVGLSLNGVAAWIFFRVPSESGLVVYLKNMVVADLLMVATFSFKVAAETGLGGWFIYAIICRYTAVLFYSSMYVGILFMGLISLERYFKIVRHNSFSATCMPTLCRVSFLHHLQSVGFARVLALLTWSLLFFVCVLPTVAMTSLPANETNARNCMELKTEMGVKWHQVCTYFSVSLFWLTLLVLVFCYTSIACQVYQSYRRARCNNSIHRKSNRSIFSILVVFFICFVPYHVCRVPYTFSQVYGTSFSRKTSFLLLQLKEGTLFLSSFNVCLDPIIYFLMCQTFRESLLRKLSGRERRSSMTTAQSLSKI